The following are encoded together in the Geobacter sulfurreducens PCA genome:
- a CDS encoding pyruvate, water dikinase regulatory protein, whose product MKRSIKHIYLLSDATGETVERVVRAALSQFRDVEARFHRVTRIRSREDVIWALEEVLREPGMVVYTLVDTELAQLLRDEAEAHGLDAIDLISPLLFKLSDFFGEAPQKEPGLLHQINSEYHKRVDAVDFTVKHDDGQDPRGLAKADFILVGVSRSSKTPLSMYLAHKGYKVANVPIVKGIDPPPELYKVDQKRVVGLIIDAERLVQIRTARLRNLGQMPKGSYADYERIEEELEFCRRLYRRNPQWLVIDVTKKSVEESAAEIIQKLAG is encoded by the coding sequence ATGAAGAGGAGCATCAAGCACATTTATCTGCTATCTGATGCCACGGGTGAAACCGTGGAGCGGGTCGTGCGCGCAGCCCTTTCCCAGTTCCGGGACGTTGAGGCGCGCTTCCACCGGGTAACGAGGATCAGGAGCCGCGAGGATGTGATCTGGGCGCTGGAGGAGGTGCTGCGCGAGCCGGGGATGGTCGTTTACACCCTGGTCGACACGGAGCTGGCCCAACTGCTGCGGGACGAGGCCGAAGCCCACGGGCTTGACGCGATCGACCTGATCAGCCCGCTCCTGTTCAAGCTGTCTGACTTCTTCGGCGAAGCACCCCAGAAGGAACCGGGGCTCCTCCACCAGATCAACTCCGAATACCACAAACGGGTCGATGCCGTCGACTTCACCGTGAAGCACGACGACGGCCAGGACCCGAGGGGGCTGGCTAAGGCGGATTTCATTCTGGTGGGGGTGTCGCGCTCGTCCAAGACGCCCCTCTCCATGTACCTGGCCCACAAGGGGTACAAGGTGGCCAACGTCCCCATCGTAAAGGGGATCGATCCGCCGCCGGAGCTCTACAAGGTGGACCAGAAACGGGTGGTAGGCCTGATCATCGATGCCGAGCGGCTCGTGCAGATCCGCACCGCCCGCCTGAGGAACCTGGGGCAGATGCCCAAAGGGAGCTATGCCGATTACGAACGGATCGAAGAGGAGCTGGAATTCTGCCGCAGGCTCTACCGACGCAATCCCCAGTGGCTGGTCATTGATGTGACGAAGAAGTCGGTGGAGGAGTCCGCGGCCGAGATCATACAAAAACTCGCTGGTTGA
- a CDS encoding response regulator encodes MKVLVVEDEKKVSSFIKRGLEEEKYEVDAAFNGEEGLKMALDKGYDLIVLDVMLPKKDGLSVVRELRERKNSTPVLMLTAKDSVEDIVAGLDSGSDDYLTKPFAFAELLARVRALVRRSEQDRGAEIRFADLRLDPVTHKVWRKDKEIDLTAKEYSLLEYFMRNPNQVLTRTMIAEHVWDYTFDSFTNIIDVYVNYLRKKIDRESDKKLIHTVRGVGYILKEED; translated from the coding sequence ATGAAGGTTCTCGTGGTCGAAGATGAGAAGAAGGTGTCCAGCTTCATCAAGCGGGGGCTCGAGGAAGAGAAGTACGAGGTCGATGCCGCGTTCAACGGCGAGGAAGGGCTCAAGATGGCCCTGGACAAGGGCTACGATCTGATCGTTCTCGACGTGATGCTGCCCAAAAAGGATGGTCTCAGCGTGGTACGTGAGCTCCGGGAGCGCAAGAACAGCACACCGGTTCTGATGCTGACAGCCAAGGACTCGGTGGAGGATATCGTGGCCGGTCTCGATTCGGGTTCCGACGACTACCTGACCAAGCCCTTCGCTTTTGCTGAGCTTCTGGCCCGGGTCCGGGCCTTGGTGCGTCGCAGCGAGCAGGATCGCGGGGCAGAGATCCGCTTTGCTGATCTGCGGCTCGACCCGGTGACCCACAAGGTCTGGCGCAAGGACAAAGAGATCGACCTCACCGCCAAGGAGTATTCGCTGCTCGAGTACTTCATGCGGAACCCCAACCAGGTCCTTACCCGCACCATGATCGCCGAGCACGTGTGGGACTACACCTTTGACAGCTTCACCAATATCATTGACGTCTACGTCAACTACCTGCGCAAGAAGATCGACCGGGAGTCCGACAAGAAGCTCATCCACACCGTCCGCGGCGTGGGCTATATCCTGAAGGAGGAGGATTGA
- a CDS encoding sensor histidine kinase, with protein sequence MFFRSIRFSLTLWYAVTLAVILVLFSSFIYLVLSNQLNKGIDRELLTVAEAVASPTLEPFRHAAPSVFDQVLEDFIGTRLTGKHVQVLDGSGAVAASSKSMEELRIPLGKTALRRVQAGKVSYETRVNLDVYPVRTIVYPIMTDGRLDQIVLVGTSMRGPAETLEKVQLVFAVSIPLALILWSLGGWFLAGRALKPVDLITRSARKITAENLGLRLEVINPQDEIGRLATTFNDTLERLENAFNRIRQFTGDVSHELRTPLTILRGEAEVGLKWAKEPEEFRELLRSNLEEINRMSKIIETLLELSRVEGGVKLELADLDLSDLLAELVQQSRLIAPDKSLRIAFVGQEPVTILGDWLRLRQVFMNLLDNAVKYTPADGEISVVVDTTGDSARVAIIDSGPGIPPEDLPHIFERFYRVDKARNRADGGCGLGLSLVKTFVEAHGGRIEVVSEAGKGSIFTVLLPRVVAG encoded by the coding sequence TTGTTTTTCAGGTCAATCCGCTTTTCGCTCACCCTTTGGTATGCGGTGACGCTCGCGGTCATTTTGGTTCTGTTCAGCTCGTTCATCTACCTGGTTCTGAGCAATCAGCTCAACAAGGGGATTGATCGTGAACTGCTGACCGTGGCCGAGGCCGTTGCAAGCCCGACTCTGGAGCCTTTCCGCCATGCCGCTCCGTCGGTCTTCGACCAGGTGCTCGAAGACTTCATCGGCACGCGCCTGACGGGCAAGCACGTCCAGGTGCTCGACGGCTCCGGCGCGGTTGCCGCCTCGTCCAAGAGCATGGAGGAACTGCGCATTCCTCTGGGCAAGACTGCGTTGCGTCGCGTTCAGGCCGGCAAGGTTTCCTATGAAACCAGGGTCAATCTGGACGTGTATCCGGTCCGCACCATCGTGTACCCCATCATGACCGACGGCCGGCTCGACCAGATCGTTCTGGTCGGAACGTCCATGCGGGGGCCGGCCGAGACCCTTGAAAAGGTCCAGCTGGTCTTTGCCGTCTCCATCCCCCTGGCTCTCATCCTGTGGAGCCTGGGCGGATGGTTCCTGGCGGGCAGGGCGCTGAAACCGGTTGACCTGATAACCCGCAGCGCCCGCAAGATTACTGCCGAAAACCTGGGACTGCGCCTGGAGGTCATCAATCCCCAGGACGAGATCGGCCGGCTCGCCACTACGTTCAACGATACCCTGGAACGCCTGGAAAACGCCTTCAACCGGATCAGGCAATTCACCGGTGACGTCTCCCACGAACTGCGGACGCCCCTCACCATCCTGCGCGGCGAAGCCGAGGTGGGGCTCAAGTGGGCCAAGGAGCCGGAGGAGTTTCGTGAGCTTCTGCGTAGCAATCTGGAAGAGATCAACCGGATGTCCAAGATCATCGAGACGCTCCTGGAACTCTCCCGGGTTGAGGGGGGAGTCAAGCTGGAGCTCGCCGATCTGGATCTGAGCGACCTTCTTGCCGAACTGGTTCAGCAGTCGCGCCTCATCGCACCGGACAAGAGTCTCCGCATCGCTTTCGTGGGGCAGGAGCCGGTTACCATCCTCGGCGACTGGCTTCGGCTGCGCCAGGTTTTCATGAACCTGCTGGACAATGCCGTCAAGTATACCCCTGCCGATGGGGAGATCTCCGTGGTGGTTGATACGACCGGTGACAGCGCCCGCGTGGCGATCATCGACAGCGGCCCGGGTATTCCTCCCGAAGATCTGCCGCACATCTTCGAGCGGTTCTACCGGGTCGACAAGGCCCGCAACCGGGCCGACGGCGGTTGCGGCTTGGGACTCTCCCTGGTCAAGACGTTCGTGGAGGCTCATGGCGGACGCATTGAGGTGGTGAGCGAAGCGGGCAAGGGGAGCATCTTCACGGTCCTGCTGCCGCGGGTCGTCGCAGGATGA
- the mqnB gene encoding futalosine hydrolase — protein sequence MEPILVVAATRQELTLLIRSLGARERGGAGRRPSWLGKVGLLPVVLAETGIGKVNTAAALAALFENFIPRLVINTGCAGAYTASGLRVGDLAVASAEISGDEGVLTPQGWEGLDLIGIPALERKGVRYFNEFPLSLHPAEQAVQLATALGIPLRRGKFVTVSTCSGITARGDELASRFDAICENMEGAAMAQVALDYGVDCLEVRGVSNMVEDRDLSRWNLPLAVEKAQRFIIKYLETCGEEQ from the coding sequence ATGGAACCGATTCTTGTTGTTGCCGCAACCCGGCAGGAGCTGACGCTGCTGATCCGAAGTCTCGGCGCCCGGGAGCGTGGAGGCGCCGGTCGCCGTCCCAGCTGGCTCGGCAAGGTGGGGTTGCTGCCGGTGGTCCTGGCCGAGACCGGCATCGGCAAAGTCAATACCGCGGCTGCCCTTGCCGCGCTGTTCGAGAACTTCATCCCCCGACTGGTGATCAATACCGGCTGCGCCGGCGCGTACACCGCGAGCGGTCTTCGGGTCGGCGACCTGGCCGTTGCCTCAGCCGAAATTTCCGGCGATGAGGGGGTCCTCACCCCCCAAGGGTGGGAAGGCCTCGATCTTATCGGTATCCCCGCCTTGGAGCGTAAAGGGGTGCGCTACTTCAACGAGTTTCCACTTTCTCTCCATCCCGCCGAGCAGGCGGTCCAACTGGCCACGGCCCTCGGCATCCCGCTCCGCCGGGGGAAGTTCGTCACCGTCTCGACCTGCAGCGGCATCACGGCCCGCGGCGACGAACTGGCCAGCCGCTTCGATGCAATCTGCGAAAACATGGAGGGGGCCGCCATGGCCCAGGTCGCCTTGGACTACGGTGTCGACTGCCTGGAGGTACGGGGGGTCAGCAACATGGTGGAAGACCGTGACCTCTCCCGCTGGAACCTGCCCCTGGCCGTGGAAAAGGCCCAGCGTTTCATTATCAAATATCTCGAAACCTGCGGGGAGGAGCAGTGA
- a CDS encoding 1,4-dihydroxy-6-naphthoate synthase: protein MDALSLGFSPCPNDTFIFYGLIHGRVPTSGLTFRERLEDVETLNGLALAGALDICKVSYHALGYLRDRYCLLRSGGALGRGCGPLVVARGGATLADLRGKPVAVPGRFTTAALLLRLADPAIDTLVYMPFHEIMGAVARGEVAAGVIIHESRFTFRDYGLTQLLDLGEWWEGETGCPIPLGGIVARRDLGVETIIAVEQALRSSVAFAQANPGEAKAYIRAHSQEMSDEVCAAHIDLYVNDFSLQLGPEGEAAVIELFSRAEAAGVIPPSDVLLFPSL, encoded by the coding sequence ATGGACGCGCTCTCGCTCGGCTTTTCGCCCTGTCCCAACGATACGTTCATCTTCTATGGCCTGATCCACGGACGTGTGCCGACCAGCGGACTTACCTTCCGGGAGAGGCTCGAAGATGTGGAAACCCTGAACGGTCTTGCCCTGGCGGGAGCTCTGGATATTTGCAAAGTTTCCTACCATGCCCTCGGCTATCTGCGCGACCGTTACTGTCTTCTCCGCTCGGGAGGGGCGCTGGGGCGCGGCTGCGGTCCCTTGGTGGTGGCGCGGGGGGGGGCAACCCTCGCCGACCTGAGGGGGAAGCCCGTGGCCGTGCCGGGGCGTTTCACTACGGCCGCACTGCTGCTGCGCCTTGCGGACCCCGCCATCGACACCCTCGTGTACATGCCGTTCCACGAGATCATGGGGGCCGTGGCGCGGGGCGAGGTGGCTGCGGGGGTCATCATTCACGAATCGCGCTTTACCTTCCGCGACTACGGGCTCACCCAGCTTCTGGACCTGGGGGAGTGGTGGGAGGGGGAAACCGGCTGCCCCATCCCCTTGGGCGGGATCGTTGCCCGACGCGACCTGGGCGTGGAGACCATCATCGCCGTGGAGCAGGCGCTACGGTCGAGCGTGGCGTTTGCCCAAGCAAACCCCGGCGAGGCGAAGGCTTACATTCGCGCCCATTCCCAGGAGATGAGCGACGAAGTCTGCGCCGCCCACATCGACCTCTATGTGAATGATTTTTCCCTGCAACTGGGGCCCGAAGGGGAGGCAGCCGTGATTGAGCTCTTTTCCAGGGCCGAGGCTGCAGGGGTGATCCCTCCGTCGGACGTGCTACTGTTTCCCTCTCTCTAA
- a CDS encoding septal ring lytic transglycosylase RlpA family protein has product MVSALRKGRLAILIILCQAFFQIQTLSLQAEEIAAKETSDKEAAIAAAADEGVTGTASYYAKRYHGRRTTSGKRYDPKKLTAAHPTLPLGTKVKVVNLTNDREVTVTITDRCRKRVNHFIDLSREAARRLGFLGKGVTQVRIITLDETAS; this is encoded by the coding sequence ATGGTATCTGCACTCCGGAAAGGGCGTCTGGCCATCTTGATCATTCTCTGCCAGGCGTTCTTCCAGATCCAGACACTGTCCTTGCAAGCAGAGGAAATTGCAGCAAAGGAAACATCCGACAAAGAGGCCGCAATTGCGGCCGCGGCCGACGAAGGGGTCACGGGGACCGCTTCGTACTACGCCAAGCGCTATCACGGAAGAAGAACGACATCGGGGAAGCGGTACGATCCGAAGAAGCTTACCGCCGCACACCCCACCCTCCCTCTCGGTACCAAGGTCAAGGTGGTTAACCTGACCAACGACCGTGAGGTGACGGTCACCATAACCGATCGCTGCCGGAAGAGGGTGAACCATTTCATCGACCTCTCCCGGGAAGCGGCCAGGAGGCTTGGATTCCTCGGCAAAGGGGTGACGCAGGTGCGAATCATCACCCTCGACGAAACCGCATCCTGA
- a CDS encoding efflux RND transporter permease subunit, with protein sequence MRRIVAFVHSAIGRHLAWLFRVTWHHPRATLAGSLLALCLAITSISGIRFEADIFKLFPTDRGALRLFLDTLEWTGSAGEAYLLLEGNRERLPAEAEVLAARLRALRVDGEPALRSVSYRVVESADLPDFAAFVGRAVTLPHLFLSPDQADEFTNRLDASRMDAALRRATAELAAGGGVGSRDLVAADPLALRELILPRLQSASQALDLDPESPYFLSRDGQLLVMIAEPARPVQDMEFARKLVAGINEARAAVGPGVSVSCAGAHLSAVIDEAVMKRNILACIASSLAVVLGLFFMTYRRVLPTILIPVIIAFGTVMALGTAGLLLPSVHIISFAFTALIIGLGTDYSIHLYDRYRTERSAGRNTEESLRLAVVDTGHGVFTAATTTAFPFLALVISDVRALSELGLLVGLGVLYSLYATFFFLPPLLIFAERRAPDVRHNPLPSLGLARLWRLTQRGPRTIAFISLATAAGLTLTAFSISFEGDLKNLQPRHSEAFLTQERIERHLSISPRQMVVAVEGSDLSDVMRKGGEVAALAEGYRQRREVVAITWLGSVMNGAGEQQQVLERLQKRSAVREAGRELGLALERADFDAAMFPEAVSGLGRLSSAGPVPTAEAVALLRGSPLGSMVDRFLVERNGRWHLLLTLHYRGDAFPQERFLAQLEAVAPGARATGPDLISRQLAESVRGSFLEGFAIGGVLILFLLVVHFESLAGIAASLLPVVAGVISMLGLMAVTGMKINFMNAMVLVTILGMGSDYGLHVYHRLREGDGSEAGDRYVQAGRAVLLSALTTVAGFGSLAFTDYGAMSSIGWATNFGIGATAFFALVSLPAFLGLRRSRKPAGLSTKE encoded by the coding sequence ATGCGGCGCATCGTCGCATTTGTTCATTCAGCCATCGGCCGGCACCTGGCATGGCTCTTCAGGGTCACCTGGCATCATCCCCGGGCGACCCTGGCCGGCTCACTTCTGGCCCTCTGCCTGGCAATCACATCTATCTCCGGCATCCGCTTCGAAGCGGACATATTCAAACTTTTCCCCACCGACCGGGGGGCACTTCGCCTCTTCCTGGATACCCTTGAGTGGACCGGCAGCGCCGGCGAGGCGTACCTTCTCCTTGAAGGGAACCGTGAACGGCTCCCCGCCGAGGCAGAAGTCCTGGCCGCACGGCTTCGCGCCCTGCGGGTGGACGGCGAACCCGCCCTTCGCTCGGTCTCCTACCGGGTGGTGGAATCCGCCGATCTGCCTGACTTCGCAGCCTTTGTCGGGCGGGCTGTAACGCTGCCCCATCTCTTTCTCTCCCCTGATCAGGCGGACGAGTTCACAAACCGCCTGGATGCTTCCCGCATGGATGCGGCATTGCGACGCGCCACGGCGGAACTGGCCGCCGGAGGAGGGGTGGGGAGCCGGGATCTGGTGGCCGCCGACCCCTTGGCCCTCCGCGAATTGATCCTGCCGCGTCTCCAGTCGGCAAGTCAGGCGCTGGACCTGGATCCGGAGTCCCCCTACTTTCTCTCCCGAGACGGACAGCTCCTCGTCATGATAGCGGAGCCGGCCCGGCCGGTACAGGACATGGAATTCGCCCGCAAGCTCGTGGCGGGTATCAACGAGGCACGGGCCGCCGTGGGACCGGGGGTTTCGGTTTCCTGCGCCGGAGCCCATCTCTCGGCGGTCATTGATGAAGCGGTCATGAAGCGTAACATTCTCGCCTGCATCGCATCATCCCTGGCGGTGGTTCTCGGGCTCTTCTTCATGACCTACCGCCGGGTGCTGCCGACCATTCTCATCCCCGTCATCATCGCCTTCGGCACGGTCATGGCCCTGGGCACGGCAGGGCTCCTCCTGCCGTCGGTCCACATCATATCCTTTGCTTTCACGGCGCTCATCATCGGGCTCGGCACCGACTACTCCATTCACCTCTACGACCGCTACCGTACGGAACGAAGTGCGGGTCGCAACACCGAAGAGTCACTGCGGCTCGCCGTGGTCGACACCGGCCACGGCGTCTTCACAGCCGCCACCACCACGGCATTCCCCTTCCTGGCCCTGGTGATTTCAGACGTACGGGCGCTCTCCGAACTGGGACTCCTGGTGGGGCTGGGTGTCCTCTACTCCCTCTATGCCACCTTCTTTTTCCTGCCGCCGCTTCTCATCTTTGCCGAGCGGCGTGCTCCCGACGTACGCCATAACCCTCTCCCGAGCCTGGGGCTGGCCCGCCTCTGGCGCCTTACCCAACGAGGGCCCCGAACCATCGCATTCATTTCCCTGGCCACCGCTGCCGGACTGACCCTGACCGCCTTTTCCATCTCCTTCGAAGGGGACCTGAAGAACCTGCAGCCGCGGCACTCGGAAGCGTTCCTGACCCAGGAACGGATCGAGCGACACCTGAGCATTTCCCCGCGGCAGATGGTGGTCGCGGTGGAAGGGAGCGACCTTTCCGACGTGATGCGAAAGGGCGGAGAGGTTGCGGCTCTGGCCGAGGGGTACCGGCAACGCCGGGAAGTGGTGGCCATAACCTGGCTCGGCAGCGTCATGAATGGTGCAGGGGAACAGCAGCAGGTGCTGGAACGGCTCCAGAAGCGGTCGGCAGTGCGCGAAGCGGGCAGAGAATTGGGACTTGCGCTTGAACGGGCAGACTTCGACGCGGCCATGTTCCCCGAAGCCGTCTCCGGCCTCGGTCGGCTCTCCTCGGCCGGACCGGTTCCAACAGCAGAGGCGGTGGCACTTCTCAGGGGATCTCCCCTCGGCAGCATGGTGGATCGGTTCCTGGTGGAGCGAAACGGACGCTGGCACCTTCTCCTCACCCTCCACTATCGAGGCGATGCCTTTCCCCAGGAGCGCTTCCTGGCCCAGCTGGAAGCCGTGGCCCCCGGCGCGCGGGCCACGGGTCCCGACCTCATAAGCCGCCAGCTGGCAGAATCGGTTCGGGGAAGCTTTCTGGAGGGCTTCGCCATCGGCGGAGTCCTGATCCTCTTTCTCCTGGTGGTCCACTTCGAATCCCTGGCCGGCATCGCAGCATCGCTCCTGCCGGTCGTTGCAGGGGTGATCTCCATGCTCGGTCTCATGGCCGTCACCGGTATGAAGATCAACTTCATGAACGCCATGGTCCTGGTCACCATCCTCGGCATGGGAAGCGACTATGGGCTCCACGTCTACCACCGGTTGCGCGAGGGAGATGGCAGCGAAGCAGGCGACCGCTATGTCCAGGCGGGTCGGGCGGTACTCCTTTCCGCCCTCACCACCGTCGCCGGGTTTGGCTCTCTGGCCTTTACCGACTATGGTGCCATGTCGTCCATCGGCTGGGCCACCAACTTCGGCATCGGCGCCACGGCCTTCTTCGCCCTGGTGTCTCTTCCCGCCTTCCTGGGGCTTCGACGCAGCCGTAAACCGGCCGGCCTCTCCACAAAAGAATAG
- a CDS encoding outer membrane lipoprotein LolB, whose product MRRLALFLILAVALAAGCATVPQPQVPLEPGARVETLAATVSLSVKTPDGSTGGNGYLLYRRPDRFHMVMLTPFGTTALEFFAAGERITILLPSKGQAYVGTFADLPAKGGLQGWRMMQWVVEGSPLYRPEAAGRTEEQSDDGGVTLATYGPDGLLERKRSARGEVIYRNYRSLEGVPFPALVEFSDSHGVRVKITFDEPEVNAPLDDAALTPTLEGVTVMPLANLKGL is encoded by the coding sequence ATGAGACGACTCGCCCTGTTCCTCATCCTTGCCGTCGCCCTTGCGGCCGGTTGTGCCACGGTGCCGCAGCCCCAGGTGCCTCTCGAACCGGGGGCCAGGGTGGAAACCCTGGCCGCCACGGTCTCACTTTCGGTTAAAACGCCCGACGGGAGCACCGGCGGCAACGGCTATCTCCTCTATCGCCGTCCCGACCGCTTCCACATGGTCATGCTCACCCCCTTCGGCACCACGGCCCTGGAATTTTTCGCCGCCGGCGAGCGGATCACTATCCTGCTCCCCTCCAAAGGGCAGGCCTACGTGGGAACCTTCGCCGACCTGCCGGCCAAGGGAGGGCTCCAGGGGTGGCGCATGATGCAGTGGGTGGTGGAAGGTTCCCCCCTCTACCGCCCCGAGGCGGCCGGGCGGACCGAAGAGCAGTCGGACGACGGCGGCGTCACCCTCGCCACCTATGGCCCCGACGGACTTCTGGAGCGCAAGCGGTCGGCACGGGGCGAGGTGATTTACCGGAACTACCGCTCCCTGGAAGGGGTGCCGTTTCCCGCCCTGGTCGAGTTCAGCGACAGCCACGGTGTGCGGGTGAAGATAACCTTCGACGAGCCGGAGGTGAACGCTCCCCTTGACGATGCAGCGCTCACCCCCACCCTGGAGGGGGTGACGGTCATGCCGCTGGCTAACCTGAAGGGGCTTTAA
- a CDS encoding LolA family protein, translating into MTTSRLARILLALAVLALAVPAPGQAARISPREGLELLRSAFAGVNDFTAEITQEKQIALMKKKLVTNGMVRFRKPDSFMMELNPPHASRVLLRDNVISTLLPADGVRQKIVLPPDEGLARWFALMENPVTSLPDGVAVQAERNGDAVTISIAPSQGRGVKNLQVILAADGKLRRVIIEEQNRDRTVISFRNVRRNVGLTDRDFRIE; encoded by the coding sequence ATGACGACAAGCCGCCTCGCACGCATTCTGCTCGCGTTGGCAGTCCTGGCGCTGGCCGTCCCCGCGCCCGGCCAGGCAGCACGGATCTCTCCGCGGGAAGGGCTCGAACTCCTCCGCTCGGCCTTCGCCGGGGTCAATGACTTCACCGCCGAGATCACGCAGGAAAAGCAGATCGCCCTTATGAAAAAAAAGCTGGTGACGAACGGAATGGTCCGTTTCCGCAAGCCCGACAGCTTCATGATGGAACTCAATCCTCCCCACGCCAGCCGGGTGTTGCTGCGGGACAACGTCATCTCCACCCTGCTCCCCGCCGACGGAGTCCGGCAGAAGATCGTACTCCCTCCTGACGAAGGGCTTGCCCGCTGGTTTGCGCTCATGGAAAACCCGGTCACCTCGCTCCCCGACGGGGTCGCCGTCCAGGCGGAGCGAAACGGCGACGCCGTCACTATTTCCATAGCCCCCTCCCAGGGACGGGGAGTGAAGAACCTTCAGGTCATCCTCGCCGCCGACGGGAAACTGAGACGCGTGATCATCGAAGAGCAGAACCGCGACCGGACCGTCATCTCCTTCCGCAATGTCCGCCGCAACGTGGGGCTCACCGACCGCGACTTCAGGATAGAGTGA
- a CDS encoding 3-hydroxyacyl-ACP dehydratase FabZ family protein, whose protein sequence is MHSPAPWDFLPHRYPFLVLDRIIAKEPGRSATALMRTTAAGTRGWSSLLLLEAMAQLGGIAAADDTNGGGILAAVDHADFHGTVEAGDTLTVSVTVVKSFGPLHLIAGEVTADGRPAASATITLKVGNL, encoded by the coding sequence GTGCATAGCCCCGCTCCGTGGGACTTCCTGCCCCATCGCTATCCTTTTCTCGTCCTCGACCGTATAATCGCCAAGGAGCCCGGCCGATCGGCCACGGCCCTCATGCGGACGACCGCCGCCGGTACGCGGGGATGGTCCTCCCTGCTCCTGCTGGAGGCCATGGCCCAGCTGGGCGGCATCGCCGCGGCGGACGACACAAACGGCGGCGGCATCCTTGCAGCCGTTGACCACGCTGACTTTCACGGCACGGTGGAAGCGGGAGATACCTTGACCGTCTCCGTGACGGTCGTAAAATCTTTCGGCCCCCTCCACCTGATCGCGGGCGAGGTGACGGCCGACGGGCGCCCGGCCGCCTCCGCCACAATAACCCTCAAGGTAGGAAACCTCTGA
- a CDS encoding beta-ketoacyl synthase N-terminal-like domain-containing protein, with protein sequence MDIAVTGLAAISAAGVGIEPLRETVAQRQCRLTPVPVEVLGEDGYLWGKADGFRAADFMPPLKARKFDRCSLLATVAAGMALADAGIDPKGGDPTRIGIALGCGFGGIANSVEFLGGYFSRGVEGLVPMLFPNTVANAAASNASIEHGLKGPNVTQVQRFCSAEAAIQMACRFLEEGRADVMLAGGVDELTPLMMAGFQAVGQLRTYARSFSEGCGILVLERRDHAERRAARLRGRITGLRTVGMLPAGREQETVDRLMPPAAPALVSLSGIAADITALIAPLPAVPTLESGNLIGRSLAMGGLALASLLLVLPEGARGLHLAASPEGPYHAIDVTGGMRA encoded by the coding sequence ATGGACATAGCCGTCACCGGCCTCGCCGCCATCTCCGCCGCCGGGGTGGGAATCGAACCGTTGCGGGAAACGGTGGCACAGCGTCAATGCCGCCTCACCCCCGTCCCCGTTGAAGTCCTCGGTGAAGACGGATATCTCTGGGGCAAGGCGGATGGCTTCAGGGCCGCCGATTTCATGCCTCCCCTCAAGGCCCGAAAGTTCGACCGGTGCAGCCTTCTGGCCACTGTGGCCGCAGGCATGGCCCTGGCCGATGCCGGCATCGACCCGAAGGGGGGCGATCCCACACGCATCGGCATCGCCCTGGGCTGCGGCTTCGGCGGCATCGCCAATTCCGTGGAGTTTCTGGGCGGCTACTTCTCCAGGGGCGTGGAAGGGCTCGTGCCCATGCTCTTCCCCAATACCGTTGCCAATGCCGCCGCCAGCAACGCCTCCATCGAGCATGGCCTCAAGGGGCCCAACGTGACCCAAGTACAGCGCTTCTGCTCCGCAGAGGCTGCTATCCAGATGGCCTGTCGTTTCCTGGAGGAAGGGCGGGCCGACGTGATGCTGGCGGGCGGAGTGGATGAGCTGACCCCGCTGATGATGGCCGGCTTCCAGGCCGTGGGCCAGTTGCGGACCTATGCCCGCTCCTTCAGCGAGGGGTGCGGCATCCTGGTCCTTGAGCGGCGAGACCATGCGGAACGACGCGCCGCCAGGCTGCGGGGCCGAATCACGGGACTGCGAACGGTGGGCATGCTGCCCGCCGGCCGGGAACAGGAGACGGTCGACCGACTCATGCCACCCGCGGCACCGGCCCTGGTGTCGCTCTCGGGAATCGCAGCCGACATCACAGCCCTCATCGCTCCACTCCCTGCCGTGCCGACTTTGGAATCGGGCAACCTTATCGGACGATCCCTGGCCATGGGGGGGCTTGCCCTGGCCTCGCTCCTGCTGGTCCTCCCCGAAGGTGCCCGGGGGCTCCACCTGGCAGCGTCGCCCGAAGGACCGTACCACGCCATCGACGTCACCGGGGGTATGCGTGCATAG